AAGAGCGACATGGAAAACCTGCTCCGGGCCACGGACATTGCCACCGTGTTTCTGGATTGCCAGTTGATCATCCGGCAGTTCACGCCCGCGGCCAGCGCCATGTTTCATGTGCTGGAAAGCGATGTGGGCCGGCCGCTGGAGCACTTCGCCAACCGCCTCCAGGGGCTGGATGTGCCGGCCATGGCCGCGACAGTGCAGGAAACCCGGCAGCGTATGGAGTGCCTGGTGCATTCGGACAATAGTGCAGACGCCGAGCGCCGCACCTATCTTTCCCGCATGTTCCCCTACTGCAGCACTGCGGGCGAGATGGACGGCCTGGTGCTGACCTTTGTGGACATCACCGAACGGCAGCGCATGGAGGACGAGCTGCGCAGCCATCGTGACGAGCTGGAACGCCTTGTGGCGGAACGCACCACCCAGCTGGCGGAACGGTCCGCCCAGCTGCGCACCCTGCTGGACCACTTCCCCAACGGCTCCGTGCTGCTCTTTGATCAGGACCTGCGCTATCTGGTGGCCGCCGGGGAAGCCATGCACATCATGGGCATTGCCAGCAGCGACCTGGAAGGCAAGACCCTGTACGACCTGCAGGCCGACGGCGTGGTGGAAGCGCTGGAGCCCGTATACCGCCAGGCGCTGGCCGGGGAAGGCTCCCGCCAGGACGCCGAGTTTCGCGGCCAGATATTCGATGTGTGGGTGCTGCCCGTGCGCAGCGACGCCGGCGCAGTCATCGCCGGCATGGTTATGACGCAGCTGGTGACGGAACAACGGCGCATCCAGCGCGAGTTCGCCGAATCCCTGGACCGTTTCAAGAAATCCTTCCGCGCCAGTCCGGCCTTCATGCTCATTTCCACGCTGGAAGAGGGGCGCATCGTGGAGGTCAACGACGCCCTGTGCGCCATGACCGGCCATTCCCGGCACGACCTCATCGGCCGCACCTCCCTGGCCATGGGCATCCTGCCGTCTGTCGAAGAGCGCGAAACCTTCGTGCGGGCCCTCAAGGCCTGCGGCTCCCTCACCCAGCAGGAACTACGCATCGGCACCCGGCAGGGGACCATCCTCTCCACCATCATTTCTGCGGAACTCATCGAGCTGGAGGGCAAGCCGCACATTCTCACCGCGGGCATGGATCTCTCGGAGCGCATCCACCGCGAAAAACAACTGCAGGCGGTCATGGATCACGTGCCGGCCGCGGTGTGGATCGCCCACGATCCGCAGTGCGCCACCATGGAGGGCAGCCGGGCCGCGCTGGAGCTGTTGCGGGTGGCGCCGGGAGCCAACCCGTCCAAGTCTGCCTTATACAATCCGCCCGTGCACTTCCAGGTCTTCAAGGATGGCCGGGAGCTGCTCCCCCACGAGCTGCCCATGCAACAGGCCGCCCTGCTGGGTCTGTCCCTGCATGAGGAGGAGCTGGACATCGTGTTCGAGGACGGCGAGGTGCGGCATATCATGGGCAATGCCGTGCCCCTCCTGGACCGCGACGGCCGCGTGACGGGCGCCGTGGGTGCGTTTCTGGACATCACCGAGCGGGCGCAGATGGAGCGCCGCCTGGAGGAGGCCCGCGCCCTGGCCGAGGAAGCCAACCGGGCCAAGACCGCCTTTCTGGCCAATATGAGCCACGAGCTGCGCACGCCCCTGAACGGCATCATGGGCATGGCCCAGCTGGTGCAGATCAGCACCCTGGAGCAGGAGCTGCAGGAACAGGCGAACATGATCATTGAGGCCTCGCGCCATCTGCAGTCCATCATCGACGATCTGATGGACATCTCGCAAATCGAGTCCAACCAGATCAAAATCCGTCCCTCAAAGACCAGTGTGCGCGAGATTTTGCACCGGCTCATGGCCATGCACCAGCCCGAGGCCGAGCGCAAGGGCCTGGCCCTGCGCTGCCGGATCGACGACGACGTGCCCACCGCCATCCAGGTGGACGGCAAGCGGATCTCCCAGATCCTCAACAACCTGATGAACAACGCCCTCAAATTCACCGAAACCGGGCAGATAGAGGTGCACGTGCACACCGCAGACGGAGGGGAGACGCCCCGGCTGCGCGTGGCAGTGCAAGATACCGGCATCGGCATTCATGCGTCCCAGCACGAGGCCATCTTCAAGACCTTTTATCAGGTGGAACAGAATCTCACCCGCTCCAGCCAGGGCACGGGGCTGGGGCTGTCCATCTCCCAGCGGCTGGCCGAACTCATGGGCGGAGGCATCCGGCTGGAAAGCGTCCCGGGCCGGGGCAGCCTGTTCACGCTGGACCTGCCCTGCCAGGTCAGCCCCACGGAACACGCCCCCCTGCCACCGGTCATGGACCCCAACCAGCTTGGCACCCAGGGCCTGCACGTGCTGGTGGTGGAGGACAACAGCGTGAGCCGGCTGTTCATGACCACCATGCTCAAGAAATCCGGCTGCACCGTGGACGAGGCCACAGACGGCCTGGAAGCCGTGGAGCAGGTGCGCAGCACGCCCTACGACGCCGTGTTCATGGACATCCAAATGCCACGCCTCAACGGCCTGGACGCCACACGCATGCTGCGCGCCGACGAAGACCCCCGCGTGCGCGCCTGCTGCATCATCGCCCTCACGGCCTATGCCATGCCCGAAGACAAGCAGCAGTTCCTGGATGCCGGCATGGATAGCTTCCTCTCCAAGCCCGTCACCTTCCAGGAACTCCACGCCGCCTTGCATGCTGCCCTGGAACACCGGGAAAACGCCAACAGATAACCCCGGATCAGGATTTCACTTTCTATTTTTATACCCGTGGGCTATGCAAGGCCGTCACAGCAGGAATTTGCTCTATACGATGGAAACTGCAGGCCGACATGAACAAAGCGGGTCGATTGCTTCTCCGGGCCATCGAATTTGCTGATGCCCATGAGAACCGTCCCTTGCTGCTGGTGGTGCAGCGGGGGTTGTCGCTGGTGCTTCCCTTGATCCTGGTGGGTTCTCTGGGGCTCATGTTCCAAAACGCCCCGTTCGGGCTTGGCGAACTGCTGGAGAGTACGCTCGGCCCTTCGTGGAGCACCCTGTGGGATACGCTGGTAAGCGGCACCTTCGGCATCGCTGCCCTGGCCCTTTTGTGCGCATTTACCGGCAGCATGGCCATGCTGCACAATCAACAGCGGATCGGCCCGTTTGTCAGTCCCTCCCTGGCCATCGTGGTGGTCATGTCGTGCGCGTTCGTGCTCATCGCCCCCCGGGAACCTGCCGAGTGGGAAAACATCTTTTATATCAACCGCAGTTTTTTGTTGTCGCTGGCTGTCAGCATTGCCGGCAGCACCCTGTTCCTGCGCCTCTCCAGGCTTCGCGCGCTGCAGCTTCCCATGACCACGGTGGGGCACGACCCCGTGGTGCGCGATGTCCTGACGGTGATGCCGGCCGGCATTGCCGCCATTTTTATTTTCGGCGTGGCGCGAATCCTGCTGAACTTCATAGGGATTCCCGATGTGGATGAGGCAGTGCGCGCCCTGTTGCTTGCGCCCTTTGCCCAGGCTTCGGACACCCTGGGGTTCGGCTTGGCGTATACGGGCATCACGCAACTGCTGTGGCTTGTGGGCATGCACGGACCGCACATGCTCTCCGGCGTGGAAGAACACATCCTCGTGCCGGCAGCCCAGGCCAACATCGCCGCGTGGCACGACGGCGCAGCCCCCGTGTTCATCTTCACCAAGCCATTCTTCGACGCCTTCACCCGCATGGGTGGGTCCGGCTCCACGCTGTGCCTGATCATTGCCATATTCCTTGGCAGCCGAGACACCGGCAGCCGCAAATTGTGCCGGTTCGCCCTGCTGCCCGCCCTATGCAATGTCAATGAACCTTTGCTGTTCGGCATCCCGCTGGTGTTCAATCCTGTCTATTGCATCCCGTTTCTGTGTGCTCCCCTGCTGCAGACCGTAACGGCCTACCTGGCCACGGTTCTGGAGCTTGTCCCCCGCACCGCCGGCGAAGCATTCTGGACCACGCCCGCCCTTGTGAGCGGGTACGCGGCCACGCACTCGCTGGCTGGTGTGGCCATGCAGGTGGTAAATCTGGCCGTCGGCGTCTCCATGTACCTTCCTTTTGTGCGACTGGCAGACACCATGCAGGAACGCCGGGGCAAGCGCGTGCTCAGTGCCTTGCAGCAGGCTGCGGCCTGCTGCCACATTGGTCCTGGGGGGCGAAAATGTCTGGATTTGCCCGGCGAAGCAGGCCGCCTGGCCAAGGCGCTGGCCAACGATCTGGCCGCAACCCTGGACAGGCATGACCAGCTTTTTCTTGTCTACCAGCCCCAGCTGCACGGGACGCTCCATCGCATCACCGGCGTGGAAGCCTTGATCCGCTGGCGACATCCTGTGTACGGGTTCATCGCCCCGCCCGTCATCATCGCTCTGGCTGAAGACGCCGGCTTCATCGATAAACTCGGCCTGCAAGTGCTCGCCGACGCCTGCGCCCTGCGCGCCGCCTGGGTGGACAGGGTGCCGGACGATCTGCGCATCTCCGTCAATGTGTCCCCGCGCCAGCTCCTGCATCCGCATTTTCCAGAAAATGTCCTGGCAGTGCTGACAGACGCGGGCCTCGCGTCACATCTGCTGGAGCTTGAAATCACCGAATCCTCGGTGCTTGAGCCAAACCCCCACATCCTGGAGGCGCTGAAGACATTGCAGGGACAGGGCGTGCGCGTGGCCATTGACGATTTCGGCATGGGGCATGCCTCGCTTCGATATTTGCGGGCATTTCCTGTGGATACCATCAAAATAGACCGTTCCCTGACCCTCGACTACGGCGCCAGCGTCAACGAACATATCGTCCGCAGCATCGTGGAGCTTGGCCAGGCCATGGGCATCTCCACCGTGGTGGAAGGTGTGGAACAGCACACCCAGCTTGAACGCTTTCTGGCGCTTGGCTGCTCCATTTTCCAGGGGTACCTGTTCAGCCGGCCACTGCCGGGCGAAGAGTGCCTGCACTACATCCGCACGCAGCCATCGCGTGACTGACCCGGCAAGAGGGACACGCGCGTTTTCTCAACGCCGGCCAGTCTCGGTCTTGAGGTCATCCACAAGCCTGCGCAACCGCTGCCCCTGGGACGCCAGCTCGCTCACGGCCTGGGCGCTCTGCTGCATGGAATCCGAGGCCTCCGACGAGAGGCGCTGCACGGCTTCGATGTTTCGGGCGATCTCTTCGCTGGCGGCAGACTGTTCCTCCGAAGCGGTGGCGATGGAGCGCACCTGATCCGTGGTCTGATCCACCAACGCCACAATTTCCTTGAGCGCCCGGCCGGAGGCGTCTGCCAGACCAGTGGCCGCAGCAATGGTGGCGGCAGCCTTTTCCACGTTGGCGATGTTGGTGGATGCCCCCTGCTGGATGCCGCGAATGGCCGTATCCACCTCGCGGGTGGCCTGCATGGTTTTTTCGGCCAGCTTGCGCACTTCGTCGGCCACCACGGCAAAGNGCTGCCTCAATGGCGGCGTTCAAGGCCAGCAGGTTGGTCTGGTCCGCAATATCCGAAATAACGCCCAACACCTGGCCGATGCCCTCGGCCTTTTGGCCCAGGTCGGCCATGTCCGTCTTCAGGTGCTGGGAATGGGCGCTCACTTCCGTCACCCCGGCCACCACGCGGCTTACCACCTCGGCCCCTTCCACGGCCTTGCGGCGGGCGGCATCGGCGCTGTCTGCGGCCACGGAGGCGCTCCGGGCCACTTCCAGCACGGTGGCATTCATCTCCTCCATGGCGGTGGCGGCTTCGGTGATGCGATGGGATTGCTGCGCGGCCCCCTGGCTGGACTCCTCCACCTGGGCGGCCAGTTCTTCCGATGCCGAGGAGACGATGCCCACCACCTCCTCCAGCCTGTCCGCCGCCTGCAGCATGCCCTTGGCCATGGCGCGTTCCGCTTCCTGACGGGCCTGCTCGGCCTGCTGTGTGGCCTCCGAGGCGGCCCGGGCGGCGAGGCGGGCTTCCTCGCCCTGTTGTGTGGCCTGCTGCAGGGACTGCTTGAGGCTGGCCACCATGACGCGCAAGGCCTCGGCAAGGCGGCCTGTTTCGTCACTGGAACGCACCGTGATCTGGCGATCCAGATCACCGCCGGCCACGGCCTGGGCAAACTCCAGCGTGGCCTGCAAGGGCGTGAGGATGCTGCGGGCAATGATGGTGAAAAACAACCCCACCGTGAGCAGCACGCCCCCGCCCACCCACATGCTGGTGGACACGGCGGCGGCAACATCCGCCTCCAGCGCGGCGCTGGCGGCAGTGAGCTCCTGGCGGATGGAATCGGCGATGGTGTCGAGGCATTCCAGAACGGCATCGGCATGATCGTCCACCACATCGTCGATGCGCTCGAAGGCCTCCGCGGCGGCAGCGTCCGTGCTGCGGCCATGGGTGCGGATAGTGGCCGGCAGTTCCACCGTGACGCCCTGAATGAGCGCCGGCAGGTGCTCGCCAAACTCGCGCACGGCGCGGCGTTCTTCCTGGGTATCCGCAATCTGTTGCAGCAGCGTCTGGCTGCGCGTGAGGTGGTCGGCTGCGCTGGTGATGGCCTGCATGCGTTCGGGCGCGATGTCTCCCTCATGCTTGTCCACAATGGCGTCCATGGCCGCCAGCGTCATCTGCAACAGCCCGGTGCGCATCTCCTGCACCGCGTCCAGCTGCTCCAGGCGCATGGCGCTGACCTGCGTGGAGGCGGAGACCCTGGTGCTGGTGTAATACACGTCCCCCACCAGAAAACACACCGCCAGACCAATATACAGGCCAAGGATCGCCAGTCGCATGGCAATGGACACGCGCATAAGACACCCCCCGTTGCAGGTTGAATCGGTTGGTGCAACCGGAGCAGATCATGCCGGACGTGTATGGATGATGCCGGTTGGATACAGTAACCCATACCACGCCCACGCCTGTTAGGGAAGGCCCGGCCTGAGATCCCACACCCCTGCGGCCAAGGCTGCGTCAGTCTTTCTTGAAGTGCAGGGAGATGTATTCCAGGGCATCCCGCACACCCAGCCTGCGGCTGGAACCGCCCACGCGGATGTAGAACTCGTCCTCGCCGGACTTGGCGTGCAGGAACACCGGGCGGGGGCTTTCCATGCAGCTGACCATGCACACTGTGCCACCATCCAGGGACTCGAAGTGCGTCTCCACGAAGGGGCAGACGCCGCCACCCAGCCCGGCTTCCACGGTCTGCCAGAAGTGCAGGCCAAAGCGGTCCAGGTTGGGGAAGCCGTCGGCCTCGATGCCCTGGATGGAGCCGTCATCGCGCACGCCCAGCAGCAGCACGCCGCCGCCGGAGTTCAGGAACCCGGCCAGGCTCTTGAGGGCCGCATGGGTGATGGCGGCATCGTGCTTGCCCGTGTGGAGGTTGCAACGCAGGGTGGACTTGAATTCCAGATGATAACTCTCGCCCCGGGCAATGAGCGCCCGCAGGGACGGCCGCTGCAGGACCGGGGCCGTGTGCAGGAACTCGCGCACGGTCCAGGCGTCCTGCCGCAGGATCTGATACCGCTGCATGGCCGCCGCTGCCGTGCATGTGCCCTGGCTGACGGCAAGGGCGGCATATTCCGAAGGAGAGAGGGAATCCGTCACCAGGAGCAGGGGCAACACCAGCCCCACGGCATGCCGCGCCTGCAGCCGGGCCAGGGCGGCCAGCCAGGCCGGAGACATCCCCTCCAGCACAGCGGCCAGGGCATTTGAAAAATGCACAAAATCCTGCTGCACGGCGGGGTATTCGGCCAGGCCATGCTCCAGCAGATAGGCCACGGCCTTGGCGAAGGCCTCCACCAGGCCGCCATACTGGAGGAACATGGGCGGCACATCATCCTCCAGCCAGACGCCGGCCGACGCCGCCGCGGTCTGGCCCGGAAACTTTCGCGCCACCAGGGGATCCAGTGTCAGCGCCTGGAGCAGGGCCTGCCGCAGGACCGCAGGAGCCGGCTCGGCCTCGTCCAGCTGGGTTTCCAGCAGCGATTGCGCGGCAAGGCGATCCGGGGCGGACTCGCAGGCGTCCCGCACCAGCAACTCCATGAGCCGGAGACTCGGGGATCGCAGCGCTCGCCCTCCAGGGGTGACGGCCACACGGCCGTCCAGATGCAAGGCGTAGTCCTGCTCGCTCTTGACGACGTCCACCATAATCCGCTCCATGCCGCCCTGCCTGCTTGTATGGTGAGGGAATCGCGCGTCTGCCGTGACGCAATTCCCTCATACGAACAATGCTGGATGAACGCAAGCCGTTGCCGTAGCATGTTTTTTTCTGCAAAAAAACAGTGCTTCCCTTTACACAGCCCGGCCAGGGGTGGTATATGATGCGGCAATCCGCATAGTGTGTCCCGCTGTATTCCGCCCTGCCACCTGTCAGCCTCGCACAAGGAGCCCGTATGGCCGCCAAACGCCGCACCGCCGCCTCGCCTGATCCGCGCACGGACTGTTCCAGGGAAGGCCTGCGCAAGGCCGTGCTGGACAACCTGTTTTATGCCACCGGCCATGCCCAGGAAAACGCCGCGCGGGGGGACTGGTACACCGCCGTGGCCTACACCGTGCGCGATCGCATGCTCAAGGCCTGGGTGCAGGGGATTGAACGCATTGCGGCCGACGGGGATGTGCGCTGCGTGGCGTATCTTTCCGCGGAATTTCTCATCGGTCCGCAACTGGGAGCCAACATGCTGGCCCTGGGCATCACCGAGCCCATGCGCGAGGCGCTGGCCAGCCTGGGGCAGGATCTGGACGCCATCGTCTTCCACGAGCCTGAACCGGGGCTGGGCAACGGCGGCCTGGGCCGGTTGGCTGCCTGCTTCATGGATTCCCTGGCCACCCTGGGCGTACCGGCCATCGGGTACGGCATCCGCTACGAATTCGGCATGTTTCGCCAGGCCATCGAGGACGGCGCACAGGTGGAGCTGGCGGACAAGTGGCTGCGCCGGCCGTTCCCCTGGGAACTGCCCCGGGGCGGCCAGCAATACGAGGTGCGCCTGGGCGGCAAGACGCACATGGAAACCGCCCCCGACGGCACCCTGCGCGTGCAGTGGACACCGGCCAAAACCGTGACCGCCTGCGCCCACGATATCCCGGTGGTTGGCCATGGCGGCACGCATTGCAACCTGCTGCGCCTGTGGCGGGCCGAGGCCGTGGAGGCCTTCGACTTCAGCACCTTCAATGCCGGCGAGTATTTTTCCTCGGTCCACGACAAGATTTTTTCCGAAACCATCACCAAGGTCCTCTACCCCAACGACGACCCCTACCAGGGCAAGCAACTGCGGCTGGGGCAGCAGTATCTGTTCGTCTCCGCCTCCCTGCAGGACATGCTGCACATTCACCACAGCCTGGGCAAACCGCTGGAGACCTTCCACACCACCTTCGCCATCCAGCTCAACGATACCCACCCCGCCGTGGCTGTGGCCGAGCTCATGCGCCTGCTGGTGGACGTGCACGGCATGGACTGGGACACCGCCTGGAGCGTGACCACCCAGACCTTTGCCTACACCAACCACACCCTGCTGCCCGAAGCCCTGGAAAAGTGGCCCCTGCCGCTCTTTGCCGAGGTGCTGCCCCGGCATCTGGAAATCGTCTACGAAATCAACCGCCGCTTCCTGGAGTCCGTGACGGCTGCGCATCCCGAAGACCCCGACCTTGCCCGCCGGCTTTCCCTCATCGATGAAACCAGCCCCCGCTTCGTGCGCATGGCCCACCTGGCCACCGTGGGCAGCAAGGCCGTGAACGGTGTGGCCGCCCTGCATTCCGAGCTGCTCAAGCGCGACGTGCTGGGCGATCTGGCGGCCTTCTTCCCGGAAAAGTTCACCAACGTCACCAACGGCGTCACCCCGCGGCGCTGGCTGGCCCTGTGCAACCCGGCCCTGGCGGCCTGCATTTCCAACCGCATCGGCACGCGGTGGCAGGATCATTTTGAGGAAGAAATCATCCGCCTGGAGGAATTCGCCGATGACCCCGACTTCCAGGCCCAATGGCAGGCGGCCAAGCTGACCAACAAGCAGCGGCTGACGCATCTGGCCAAAACCATCCTGCGGGTGGAGCTGGATCCTGCGGCGCTCTTTGACGTGCAGGTCAAGCGCATCCACGAATACAAGCGCCAGCACCTGAACGTGCTGCGGGTCATCGCCCTGTACAACCGCCTGCGCCGCAACCCGGGCATGGACTTCGTGCCCCGGGCCGTGATTTTCGGCGGCAAGGCCGCGCCGGCATACTACCTGGCCAAGCAGATCATCCTGCTCGTCAACCGCGTGGCCGAGGTGGTCAACACAGACCCCGCCGTGGCTGGCCGGCTGCGCGTGGCCTTCGTCCCCAACTTCAACGTCCGCAGCGGGCAGGTCATCTACCCGGCGGCGGATCTCTCCCAGCAGATTTCCCTGGCCGGCAAGGAGGCCTCGGGCACCGGCAACATGAAATTCGGCATCAACGGCGCCGTGACCATCGGGACCCTGGACGGCGCCAATGTGGAGATGCGCGCCTGCGTGGGCGAGGAGAATTTTTTCCTCTTCGGCCTCACCACCGACGAAGTACAGGCTGTGCAGCGCGCCGGCTACTCCCCGGCCGCGCACCTGGAGGGCAACCCCGAACTGGCCGAGGCCCTGGACCAGATCCGCTCGGGCGTGTTCTCCCGCGGCGATGCCGGCTGCTTCCGCCCCCTGGTGGACAACCTCCTGCACCGCGACGAATACCTGGTGCTGGCGGACTTCGCCTCCTACATGGACTGCCAGGACCGCGCCGCCCGCACCTACGCCGACCCCGCAGCCTGGACGCGCATGTCCATCCTCAACGTGGCCCGGCTGGGCATGTTCTCCTCGGATCGCTCCATCCGCGAATACTGCCGGAACATCTGGAACGTGCCGGTGGAATAGCGCAGGTTACTTTTGAAAAGAGTTCTCGGGAGAAAACCTTTCTATAGAAAGGTTCTTCCCCCNAGGTTTCCCCTCTCGCAATGTCCTTTTTCAAAATTAAAATACCCTACCGGTCGGCAGTGGCCGCTGCCCGCTCGGTCAAGGCTGCGCCCAGGGCTCTGGCCTTGGCGCAATCCTGCGGGAAGACCTCCTCGCGCCGTGCGGCCTTGGCCACGGCGTCCCAGCGCGTGGAAAGATATTTGGCATAATCCGAAAACTGCAGGGTATCCGTGCAGATCTGCAGCTCGCAGTTGCCGAACACCCGGGCCACGTACCCCCGGACCCTGGAGAGCAGCTGCTCATACTGGAATTCGGGGATCATGTCCTCGGTGATATTCATCGTGTAGATCATCCCGGCCTGCAGCCTGCCGGGGAAGATGCACTCATAGTCCGGGGTGTAGGTCAGATACGGGAACAGCAGCCGCTCCAGACATGAGCGCATCTCTCCGGTTTCGCTGCCAAAATATACCGGGGTGCCCATCAGGAGCACGTCGGCTTCGGCCACGGCCTGCAGCACGGGGGCGAGATCGTCCTTGACGGCGCAGTGGCCGTAGTGCTTGCCGTCGATCTTCTTGCAGGCGAAGCAGCTGACGCAGCCGGTGAAGGAGAGGTCGTACAGATGCACGATCTCGGTCTGCGCGCCGGCTTCCCGCGCACCGTCCAAGGCGTGCTGCAGCAGTGTGGCGGTGTTCCAGTTCTTGCGAGGACTTCCGTTGATGGCGATGGCTTTCATGAGCAGATCCCGGGGAATGAGGTGAGGAGGCGACGGCACGCCGGCACAGGCGCGCCCGCAGAAGACACAACCTTCCCCCTATCACATCTTCATCTGCCGGAACAACCGCTTACATTTCTGTCCGCAAGGTGTCCGCACGCCGGCGCTGCAGGCAGTCCCGATACAGCCGGACCAGCCGGGCGGCATCTTCCTCCACCGTCACCACCGGGCGGATGCCGGCGCGCAGGCGGGGCAGCAGGGCGGCATCCCCCAGCACCCGCGCCATGCTGGCGGCCAGGTGCGCGGCATCCCCGGATCGGAACAGCAGGCCGTTTTTTTCATGCCGGACCACCTCCGGCAGGGCGCCGCAATCCGCCGCGATGACCGGCACCCCGGCAGACAGCGCCTCCCGGGCCACGAAGGAATAGGTCTCCACGTGCGACGGCAGCAGCAGCGCA
This sequence is a window from Megalodesulfovibrio gigas DSM 1382 = ATCC 19364. Protein-coding genes within it:
- a CDS encoding methyl-accepting chemotaxis protein, with the protein product MQATREVDTAIRGIQQGASTNIANVEKAAATIAAATGLADASGRALKEIVALVDQTTDQVRSIATASEEQSAASEEIARNIEAVQRLSSEASDSMQQSAQAVSELASQGQRLRRLVDDLKTETGRR
- a CDS encoding glycogen/starch/alpha-glucan phosphorylase — protein: MAAKRRTAASPDPRTDCSREGLRKAVLDNLFYATGHAQENAARGDWYTAVAYTVRDRMLKAWVQGIERIAADGDVRCVAYLSAEFLIGPQLGANMLALGITEPMREALASLGQDLDAIVFHEPEPGLGNGGLGRLAACFMDSLATLGVPAIGYGIRYEFGMFRQAIEDGAQVELADKWLRRPFPWELPRGGQQYEVRLGGKTHMETAPDGTLRVQWTPAKTVTACAHDIPVVGHGGTHCNLLRLWRAEAVEAFDFSTFNAGEYFSSVHDKIFSETITKVLYPNDDPYQGKQLRLGQQYLFVSASLQDMLHIHHSLGKPLETFHTTFAIQLNDTHPAVAVAELMRLLVDVHGMDWDTAWSVTTQTFAYTNHTLLPEALEKWPLPLFAEVLPRHLEIVYEINRRFLESVTAAHPEDPDLARRLSLIDETSPRFVRMAHLATVGSKAVNGVAALHSELLKRDVLGDLAAFFPEKFTNVTNGVTPRRWLALCNPALAACISNRIGTRWQDHFEEEIIRLEEFADDPDFQAQWQAAKLTNKQRLTHLAKTILRVELDPAALFDVQVKRIHEYKRQHLNVLRVIALYNRLRRNPGMDFVPRAVIFGGKAAPAYYLAKQIILLVNRVAEVVNTDPAVAGRLRVAFVPNFNVRSGQVIYPAADLSQQISLAGKEASGTGNMKFGINGAVTIGTLDGANVEMRACVGEENFFLFGLTTDEVQAVQRAGYSPAAHLEGNPELAEALDQIRSGVFSRGDAGCFRPLVDNLLHRDEYLVLADFASYMDCQDRAARTYADPAAWTRMSILNVARLGMFSSDRSIREYCRNIWNVPVE
- a CDS encoding RNA-binding domain-containing protein, whose product is MERIMVDVVKSEQDYALHLDGRVAVTPGGRALRSPSLRLMELLVRDACESAPDRLAAQSLLETQLDEAEPAPAVLRQALLQALTLDPLVARKFPGQTAAASAGVWLEDDVPPMFLQYGGLVEAFAKAVAYLLEHGLAEYPAVQQDFVHFSNALAAVLEGMSPAWLAALARLQARHAVGLVLPLLLVTDSLSPSEYAALAVSQGTCTAAAAMQRYQILRQDAWTVREFLHTAPVLQRPSLRALIARGESYHLEFKSTLRCNLHTGKHDAAITHAALKSLAGFLNSGGGVLLLGVRDDGSIQGIEADGFPNLDRFGLHFWQTVEAGLGGGVCPFVETHFESLDGGTVCMVSCMESPRPVFLHAKSGEDEFYIRVGGSSRRLGVRDALEYISLHFKKD
- a CDS encoding EAL domain-containing protein translates to MNKAGRLLLRAIEFADAHENRPLLLVVQRGLSLVLPLILVGSLGLMFQNAPFGLGELLESTLGPSWSTLWDTLVSGTFGIAALALLCAFTGSMAMLHNQQRIGPFVSPSLAIVVVMSCAFVLIAPREPAEWENIFYINRSFLLSLAVSIAGSTLFLRLSRLRALQLPMTTVGHDPVVRDVLTVMPAGIAAIFIFGVARILLNFIGIPDVDEAVRALLLAPFAQASDTLGFGLAYTGITQLLWLVGMHGPHMLSGVEEHILVPAAQANIAAWHDGAAPVFIFTKPFFDAFTRMGGSGSTLCLIIAIFLGSRDTGSRKLCRFALLPALCNVNEPLLFGIPLVFNPVYCIPFLCAPLLQTVTAYLATVLELVPRTAGEAFWTTPALVSGYAATHSLAGVAMQVVNLAVGVSMYLPFVRLADTMQERRGKRVLSALQQAAACCHIGPGGRKCLDLPGEAGRLAKALANDLAATLDRHDQLFLVYQPQLHGTLHRITGVEALIRWRHPVYGFIAPPVIIALAEDAGFIDKLGLQVLADACALRAAWVDRVPDDLRISVNVSPRQLLHPHFPENVLAVLTDAGLASHLLELEITESSVLEPNPHILEALKTLQGQGVRVAIDDFGMGHASLRYLRAFPVDTIKIDRSLTLDYGASVNEHIVRSIVELGQAMGISTVVEGVEQHTQLERFLALGCSIFQGYLFSRPLPGEECLHYIRTQPSRD
- a CDS encoding CheR family methyltransferase; translated protein: MTTPACCTMADRTTACRIVGLGASAGGLEALEEFFQHIPEAPGCAFVLVMHLDPHHKPLLAELLTRHTHLQALQAEDGMPVAANHIYVIPPNSLLTQENGVLQLTRTPVRRNMRHPIDDYFASLARDCKDAAVGVVFSGAGNDGAVGLKEIGVAGGIAMVQEPATARFDSMPLSALAAGAADVVLPPAQLAERLMALLRRTTPTSLEAAAASSAEASPPDPSLDTVLSPMLIRLEQSTGLAFTNYKRTTLLRRIDKRMRLRDVNSLVEYRDLLDQELEEAMALARELSVSVTSFFRDADVFAALEQDVLPELFAPGKETEDLRIWVPGCASGEEAYSIAILLQEYMRRHAVRKKISMFATDMDDAAIARARTGVYPQSTVNDLPGTLLHRYFLFQNGDYAVSSILRKMIVFARHDLFATPPFSRLDLISCRNLLIYLTPQAQGMLLPLFHHSLRSGGHLVLGVAESLGEHARLFEPVHAKWKIYRRREVPTPTAEYPFMLKSAPLDESTFKKLAAAPPRPDVPQLFQQALLKTFAPPSLLVDERDTILHMEGDLSPFLELPQGRFSNEAVRLVRPPLRLPLRNALRQARRQKTLVVAHGISLSDRPQTVVEVQVHPMQEEYCQESCLLVAFVERLRPTNTRESGVDFESACCEAHDELITRLEEELRITGEQLRLAVQDLEASNQELMASNEELLSMNEELQSSNEELETSQEELQALNEELTSVNTELQANIQALDRSKSDMENLLRATDIATVFLDCQLIIRQFTPAASAMFHVLESDVGRPLEHFANRLQGLDVPAMAATVQETRQRMECLVHSDNSADAERRTYLSRMFPYCSTAGEMDGLVLTFVDITERQRMEDELRSHRDELERLVAERTTQLAERSAQLRTLLDHFPNGSVLLFDQDLRYLVAAGEAMHIMGIASSDLEGKTLYDLQADGVVEALEPVYRQALAGEGSRQDAEFRGQIFDVWVLPVRSDAGAVIAGMVMTQLVTEQRRIQREFAESLDRFKKSFRASPAFMLISTLEEGRIVEVNDALCAMTGHSRHDLIGRTSLAMGILPSVEERETFVRALKACGSLTQQELRIGTRQGTILSTIISAELIELEGKPHILTAGMDLSERIHREKQLQAVMDHVPAAVWIAHDPQCATMEGSRAALELLRVAPGANPSKSALYNPPVHFQVFKDGRELLPHELPMQQAALLGLSLHEEELDIVFEDGEVRHIMGNAVPLLDRDGRVTGAVGAFLDITERAQMERRLEEARALAEEANRAKTAFLANMSHELRTPLNGIMGMAQLVQISTLEQELQEQANMIIEASRHLQSIIDDLMDISQIESNQIKIRPSKTSVREILHRLMAMHQPEAERKGLALRCRIDDDVPTAIQVDGKRISQILNNLMNNALKFTETGQIEVHVHTADGGETPRLRVAVQDTGIGIHASQHEAIFKTFYQVEQNLTRSSQGTGLGLSISQRLAELMGGGIRLESVPGRGSLFTLDLPCQVSPTEHAPLPPVMDPNQLGTQGLHVLVVEDNSVSRLFMTTMLKKSGCTVDEATDGLEAVEQVRSTPYDAVFMDIQMPRLNGLDATRMLRADEDPRVRACCIIALTAYAMPEDKQQFLDAGMDSFLSKPVTFQELHAALHAALEHRENANR